In Terriglobia bacterium, one DNA window encodes the following:
- the hemG gene encoding protoporphyrinogen oxidase — protein AKRPAGGRSHAMSQDGRIMSDVVIIGAGISGLSCAWTLKKLGIESVILEQSSRPGGVIRSEKIGDYQIEWGPNALQSVPAALRLADEAGLWDDILTPTPNAPRFVFWDEKLRKVPFGPLTASGILRALREPFVRTKSPDNESVRDFFIRRVGRQVHDRLVSPALTGIFAGDTAKLSIAAAFPKILEMERRHGSLAAAFLKSMGGRKKPADSGQSRPKPKGSVFSFSDGLETLPRRMAEQLNIQYNVTNAGLDMAPVTVVATPAAAASGLFEAKNKQLSTLLRRVEYAPMVIAAVSIPDFAFKQPLNGFGFLVPRNQGLRILGTLFNSALFPGRAAKGRELLTCFVGGAFEPEAVDWPDIRVWETVCPELKAALESSEMPEPIALCRHARAIPQYNIGHEHWVRAVQDELKKTPGVFLASNYLEGVSVPACIEQGDRTAHAIAEHLGRKK, from the coding sequence CGCGAAGCGGCCGGCAGGGGGTCGCTCACACGCCATGTCGCAGGATGGGCGCATAATGTCCGACGTCGTCATCATCGGCGCAGGGATCAGCGGGCTTTCGTGCGCCTGGACGTTAAAGAAGCTCGGAATCGAGTCGGTCATCCTCGAGCAGAGCTCGCGCCCCGGCGGCGTCATCCGAAGCGAAAAGATCGGGGACTATCAGATCGAGTGGGGACCGAACGCTCTGCAGTCCGTCCCGGCCGCACTTCGGCTGGCGGATGAAGCCGGTCTCTGGGATGACATCCTGACACCCACGCCAAACGCTCCACGGTTTGTCTTCTGGGATGAAAAACTGCGCAAAGTGCCCTTCGGACCGCTCACGGCCTCCGGAATCTTGCGCGCTCTGCGCGAGCCTTTCGTCCGCACGAAATCGCCGGACAATGAATCGGTGCGCGATTTCTTCATACGGCGTGTCGGCCGGCAAGTGCACGACCGGCTGGTCAGCCCCGCATTGACGGGAATCTTCGCCGGCGACACCGCGAAACTCAGCATTGCGGCCGCGTTTCCCAAAATCCTCGAGATGGAGCGCCGGCACGGCAGCCTCGCCGCGGCATTCCTGAAGAGCATGGGCGGCCGCAAGAAGCCTGCGGACTCGGGCCAGTCCCGCCCGAAACCGAAAGGAAGCGTCTTCTCATTTTCGGATGGTCTCGAAACCTTGCCGCGACGGATGGCGGAACAGCTGAACATTCAGTACAACGTCACAAACGCGGGATTGGATATGGCGCCGGTAACGGTCGTCGCCACGCCGGCCGCCGCCGCGAGCGGTCTGTTTGAGGCGAAGAACAAACAGCTTTCGACGCTGCTGCGGCGCGTTGAATACGCGCCGATGGTTATTGCGGCCGTCTCGATCCCGGATTTCGCTTTCAAGCAACCGCTGAATGGTTTCGGTTTCCTGGTGCCCCGGAATCAAGGCCTGCGGATTCTAGGGACTCTCTTCAACTCCGCGCTTTTTCCGGGACGGGCGGCGAAAGGCCGCGAGCTGCTGACCTGCTTTGTGGGAGGCGCTTTCGAGCCGGAAGCGGTCGACTGGCCCGACATACGGGTCTGGGAGACGGTGTGTCCGGAACTCAAGGCCGCGCTGGAAAGCTCGGAGATGCCGGAACCCATCGCGTTGTGCCGCCACGCGCGCGCGATCCCGCAATATAACATCGGACATGAGCACTGGGTTCGCGCCGTCCAGGACGAACTGAAAAAGACGCCAGGCGTATTCCTGGCTTCGAACTATCTTGAAGGGGTCTCGGTCCCGGCGTGTATCGAACAGGGCGACCGGACGGCTCACGCGATCGCCGAACACCTTGGGAGAAAAAAATGA